CTCGGGGTGATGCTGCAGGAGGGCCACATGTCCCCACAGACCCGCAGGACTCAGGGGATGACTGTGAGCATGCACAGGAATGGCAGGCAAACAACGCAGCGTGGGCTTGCTCCCCTCTCTACTGATTCCCGTGGAAAGTGAAGACCCCTAAAGGGCAGTCAGGGACACAGTAGCTATCCTGGGGAACAGGTGGGCCTTCAGTGTGCAGCCTCCTGCCCGGGTGGAGTCTGGTACCTGAGTGTACCACCTACCAAACTTAATCCAACTAGATCGGTGATTCAGTAGCTCAGAAAGGCTGCCAGGCTCTATGGTGGGCACTCCCCAGGAGATAGCATGGGGCTGAGAGGGTACAGAGGACAGAGTTGCTACACTCACCTGGGCCTCCCAGGCCACCCGCCGGGCGGCGCCTGCCTCCAGTAGCTCCTCGTGCAGGGCCTGCAGCTCCTGCGCTACCTGCTCCAGCTCGCCAAGCCCTTGCTCAGGAATCCTGGGCAGGATCGTGGGTTGTGAGGCTGCAACAGGGCCCTCTGGAGGGCAGATGCCCAGGACCGTGTCCTGCAGGGAGGTAAGTGGGCATGTGCCAGGCATGGCTTCCATTAGGGGAGACAGAGGTCCCAGGAGGCAGTGGTGGCCCTCCCAGGTCCCACAGAGGTCTGGACAGCTACTGACTCCCCAGCAAGGTAGCATCCAGGAAGGCACAAAACTCAATACttccaggcctgtaatcccagcaacttgggaggctgaagcaggaagatcacaaattcaacacCAGCCTAAGCAAATTATCAAGGccctgctcaaaataaaaaaaagaacaagagctggggatgtggttcattgattaagcacccctgggttcaatccccagcaccaaaaagaaaaggaTAAAAAAGAAGACACTTGGGGGTGCTAGAGGCCATGGCCAGCAATGTTGGGCCTCCCCAGAAGACATGCAAAGGTCGTGGGCAAAGCCCTAGACTTTGGGTGCCAGATCTGGGGTGTGGGCTCCCTTAGAGCCTCTTCCTCCTGTTGGGAGGTGCGCCCCCCACCCACCCTGCCCAAACCCACCACCTGGGCCaggaaggaaaggggaggggagggggcagccTAGCTCACCATCCACCGCCAGAATACCAGTTCCCAGCGCCGCCACTCAAGAGCTGCCTTCAGACGGGTGTTCTCACATTccagtgcccacagcagctgcaaAACAAGCCACAGCTGGGCAGGGCACACAGGGCCCCTTGGCCCAGAGGACCAGCAGGCAGCAGGGCCAGGTACGTGCTCCCGAGCCACTCCTATGGTTTCTGCCTTTCTGCAGGGCAGGGTAGCCCAACGCATGACCAGGCCTAGCCACCCTTCCCCTCAAAGCACACCCATGCCAGGGACAGTGCTGGGAGACTCATGAGAGAGGCAGGGAGCCAGACCAGGGCAAGGGGAGTGCAGAGTATGTCCACAAGCCACCCCCCACTCCCACTCAGGCACCGAGACACACCAGTAAAAGAGCAGTTAACACAGCTTCCAAGAGTCCCCAGGATGCCCAGCACCCCTGGACTGGGGTCGGGCATACAACAcctccccttcctcttctctgggGCTGCACTCTGACGTCTTCTGCCACCCCCAGCAGGACTAAGGGCACAGGGGACAAACGAAAGGTTGCAGGCTCCACCAGTGACCAAGAGAACTGCCCAGTCACCCAGCAGCATGCCAGCTGCTCCACACCAGCCATAGGTCATTCCAGAAGCTTCTAGGACCTGTCCCAGCAGTGCAGGCTCTCAGGTAGGCCAGATCCAGAATTTAGCCAGCTCTGTCCAGAAACTTGGAAGGAGGCCAAGCGTAGTGCCACTTCACCTAACCACTGCTGTTTGAAATCCTGCAGCACCAACACATCCTGCCGCCCCCTCTAGGTCCCCAGCCCACACTGAGGGGCTCAGGCAGGCCCAGATGGAACCTGGGCAGCCCCTGTCCTGCTCTAAACCAGGGACCAGGGGCTGAAAGCCTGGGCCTTGCTGAGTCACCTCCGAAAGGGGGACAGAGTCAAAGGCAGGTGGGGACATCCAAATGCTGTCTTAGCACCTCCAAAGCCAAGCACAGGCCCTTCTGAGGCTAGCCCAGGCCTCATCCAGGGAGCCAGGCCCAGCTGGCACCAAGGCCAGGCAGGCCTCACCAGGTAGGCACACTCAGTCACAATGGGTGCATATAAATCACCTGGAGCATAAAGCACCAAAGCTGCATCTGACGGCCAGATGTGCCAGGGCAGAAGCCCCAGCAGAGCAGCCAGTGGGGACCAGGAGCCGTCCACCTCTGAGCCCTGGGCTCCCTGTCCCACCTGCCAGGTTGTAGGCAGAACTGGGATGAGGCAGAAGAGCCAGAGGAGGAGCTACTGGCTGGAGCTTCGGCCCTCCTGCCAGCAGTGCCCGACTCAAGTCAGTCCAGAGTTCAGTGTGAAGGTGACAGCCGGCCACAGCTGGGCAGGGCACACAGGGCACTCTGGCCCAGAGGACCAGCAGGCAGCAGGGCCAGGCACATGCTCCTAGCCACTCCCTATGGTTTCTGCCAAGAAGAAGAAAGGAGCGGCAAAAAGCCCCTGGGGAAGGGATGGGGACCAGTCAGCATGGATGAAGGCAGAGGGGACAGATAGACCCAacttgatcttttattaaaattgggagccatcttgccacaaagccatgaaaagctaattttggctttactataaattactgcaaattctgaacctgcttggaatgcctgcccatgccttgaactcacccatgcctggctctctgaccagatagcagccctctctgaaacttagtgacacctcataaatattggccttccctggccagacaacgaccctctctgaggctctaatggtcctcataaattctgatgttggggccagcaaaaaatgtaaactaccattagtgtgatgctcagagttctgttatctgtaaccccctttgtgtaactttctgggctgtaaAGCTGGACTTCAGGAAAGCTgggctgctgtcttgttcccgccgttttgggagggagaggcagcccggccggtcaaaataataagcttgctttaatttgattttaattggagtcagtggtcttttcttgcgtcctggtctaacagggacAGCAGAAATGGGAGAAACTGGACGGTGTCGGGGCCAGCCCTGACCCTCCTCTCCTTAGTGCCCCAGCAGCCTTAGCAAATGACCCTCTGCCTGAGGATACATGGCCACCCAGGTTCAGAGCTTGGTTTTTCTCTAGGTCTGTGCTTCAcagggctgagattccaagggagTACATCAACTGGGCAGCACTGTCCCGCAAACATTGAGTGGCCTCTGACCAGGAAGCAGGACTGAGGCTACCATGTCTCCAGGGCAGAGCCTTCCCAACAGGCCCCTGCTCTGAAGGGCAGCTGTGCCCTCTCAGCCAATCCTATGGACAGTCCCTCCTCCAGGACTCCCCTCAATACCAGGTGACAACTGTGTGGGCTCCAGGTTCAACGCAGACCTGAGGCCAGCAATCCTTAATTCCTGTGGTCTTCTTCCTCAACTAGCCCAGCCTGGACCCATGCACTTCTGGGACCCTGCTCATATCTGGTCAGAGGTGCACACACAGCAACCTATTAGGATTCTGGGAACGATGGACAGTTCATGGGACAGACAGAGTCCTGAAGACACCCCTGTCAACCACACCAGCAATGACAGCGAGCTCGGCAACAACCCAGAGACATGTACAGCTCAAAGCCTGGCACAGCCCAGGTCATCCCAAACAGGCCCCGCCGAACCTCAGGCAACACCCACCCCCAGCAGAGAGCCCTCACCTGCTGGCTACCCTCTGGGTCCCTGAGCATCTCAGTTTCCGTGACAGACAGATGGCCAAGGTTCTGGTCACTGTGGCAGCCGTGGGTATACAAGTGGATCTGGAACAGAAGGCAGACCCCAGGCTGTGGAGGTGCACCCTCTCCAGCACGGGGCCTCCACTGGAGCAGCATGGTCACCTTCAGAGTTCAACTCCCATGCAAGACGGCCATACCTTACCTGAGGCTGGCCAGGGCAGTGTCAGGCTCAAGATAGCTATCACACCACTCGGGAGCCCCTACAGAGGGAGGGACACCAGGCAATCTTACTCAGGGCCTCCCCAGGGGTCCAATATGGTGGGATGGTGCCCCCTGCCCTGCTATCAAGCCCTAGGCTCTGGAAGGTACAAACCTGCCCCAGAATGGTGGGCCCCTAACCCGGTGCAGCTGCTGGAGCCAAGGCCAGGCAACAGGAGCAGGTCCCAGGAAAGACCAGCTGAGAAGACCACAGAAGGGGTCTCAGCACCACGGAGCCCATGGCTACCACCCAGTAACCCATCAGCCCTCACTTCACAATGGTCATGTGCTGGGCACCAGAGCGCTTGAACCTAATCTCTACGGCTCCTTCAAAGGCCCCTACAGGAGCTGCCCACTGCCCAGATCAGCCCACATCCAGAACATGGTGGGAAACAGAGGGCTGGAAGTGTCCAGGGGGAACAGTTTCTCGTGGCAGAGTCTAAAGGCAACAATTTCTGTCAACAGTAAAGCTGATTGACTCCGTGGCTCTCTGATCCAGCAGACTCTCTTCCAGCAGGATTGAGAACTCTGACCATGGCTCCCAATACTGCCCAGTTCCATCGAAATCTGGTCCCCTACCTGGATCACAGTCCCAACCCCCACCAGCCCCAGCCAGCTCAGGGAAGGCCCACAACCAGCCTGGGGTCAGCCCCTGCCAGGCTTGGTGGGATGGGCCATAGGGAAAGGTAGCCAGGGTCTCGGGTCCCTGGTGGAGAGCTGTGTGAAACACTACCTTGCCCAGGAGGGTGCACTGCTCCTGCTGACTGGAGATCAGGTGCCGCCACCGGAACCGCAGCTTTCCCATCAGCCACTGCACACAGCGGAGGTCCACGGGGACTTCTGCTCCCATGTGTAATACAGGTGGGCCAGAGCTGGCCAGGGTCCCACTCTGGAGAGGTAATAAGGGTTAGCCCCTATTTCACTTTCTACCCTACCTGAAGAAGGGGCAAGGACAGTAAGAACCGTGGAGGTACAGCCACAGACCTAGCTGCCTGCACACTCTCAGCTAGACAGCCAGGACAGCCCAGCATGGGCTGCCCTCAAGTCTGACATGGGATGGCCCACAGGTCATGGGGCATGGGACACCCTGGCATCTGGGCAGAGCTGGGCCCAATCACCCTTATTACACACCCACCTCAAAATCAGGCACCTGGTCGCCCAGTTGGACGCGAGTCTGCACCAGTAGCCGCTCAATCAGAGGCTCTCGGGCCAGGAGCCAGGACAGGGCCAGCAGCAGCTCCCGGCTGCCCTGGGAGCCATCCTCCGGAAGCTGTGCCAGCACAGGCCTCGGGTAGCCCTGGGAGCACAGCACTGCCTTCACCAGGCGGGCTTGGGCCTCTGGAGTAAAAGACCACCAGCTCAGGGAGAAGCCTACCTAAAGTGGATATCATCTGTACCCCTTCAGGACCCCCAAATAGAGGAGACAGGAACAAGGACAAGGACCCAACGCGGGGTAGGGGTTGGGTCCTCCAACCAAGATGAGGGCACCATACCCTAACCTGGAAGGAAGGGGTTAGGTGTTGGTTGAACCAGGGTCTAACCAGAACCAGGACTTCGGTTGAGTGGGAGGGGCCAGAGCCTCCAGGGGTGGAGCCTTAGAGTTGAGCAGGACCAGTGCCTCCCTGGGAGCGTGGTCCCAGAGCCTTTGGAGGTGGGAGCCTTAGAGTTGGACAAAGCCAAAGCCTCTGGGGCGGAGCCTTACCAAGCTGGGCGGAGCCAGTGCCACCGGGTGGGCGGCGTCAGCGCCAGGCTAGGGTCGCCAGGGTGGGCTGAGTCGAGACCTTTGGGGCGGGGCATGCCAGAGGACGGGACTTACCCGGGGAGAGCGAGGCCGAGGCACCACGTTCTGGGAGCGGCGCGAGTACGTGGAAGAGGAGCCGCCAGAGCGCGGGGGCCTACGGAGAACAAAAAGCGCGCGGTCAGCGGGCCAGGCTGACCTTGCATCCGGCAACTCCTGGCCCGACGCCCGCGCCGCCGGCCTCACCGCCTCCGGACGGTCGAACTTGGCACGGCGGAAGATCTCCGGGCTGGGCCCAGCGGGCAGCAGTCTACTGAGCGCGGCAATCGCCTCGGGCAGGGTCCCGGTCCCGACTCCGGCCGCCCGGTCCACCCTGCGCCGCCGCCTCCCCATGCAGCCTGCTCCAGGCCTCCTTGGATCGCCCGCCCCGGCAGAAGGCGCCCAATCACAGCGCCGGCCAGGACCCGCTTTTGCGCCGTAACCCAATGAGTGCTGGCCCTGCGTCTATTCGTCAGGCGCGAAGGCACTTCCGCGCTCCTGGGGTGGAGCCTTCGAGGTCAGCAGCACCGAGGCTTCTGAACTCGTTCGCCCAACCTTCGCCCTACACCCGCCTCGTCCAGAACCAACCAATCAGCGCCCCGAGCCATTGACTACCTAGCAACCCGGCGTCATCAGCACTGAATGAAAGACATGCGCGCCCCCTAGAGCCCCGGAGGACTGTGCAACCAGACTCCCTTCACCCGCGGCCGGCGCCCCTCCGCGGAGCCTCCCCGGCTCGACGCCAGGGGGCGCCAGAGCCTCATAAGCCGCCGCCCGGGCAGACAACCCGGCAGATAACCCGGGGCAGCTGGGTGGGGACTCCGTGAGTAAGCTCGCCCGGCGAGCTGGGCAAAGGAAGCTCCAGAAGGGAAGGCCGTCAACTCTTTTATCTGCAGACTCCGGCCCCTCGCCCGTCCCTAGCCCCAGCTCTCTGCCCTCAGCTACCTTGCCCAAACATAGGCCTCACTGTCCCCACCTTCTTGGGGAAGCAGTGTGGCCATTTCCTTCAGAAGCGGAAGTTTCCCACACGACCCAACAGTATCAGTCCTGGTAGGCTGTGAGCCATCTTCGCAAGGACACGCGGGAGGTCACAACAGCCCTATCACACGGCAAACGGACCCAGAGTTCACCCTGGTGTGTGGGAAAGAACCACAGCACGCGCATAACTAGGAATCCTGTCCAGCCGCGGGCAGCCTGGGTGACATCCTCGCGTTCTTCTGAATGCAGGAAGCCCCTGCAAAAGCCCGCATCAGGTAGGCCGGACCGTGTGGAGTGCCAGGAGGAGGTAAACTCGCTGGGCCCTGGCTGCCCGGAAAGGGCTGGCCAGCGGGCAGGGGGAGAAAGGCAGTGGCTGGAACACTCTGGCACGAACTCCGTGCGCTCCACGTCACTGAAGGTGCGGCTGGGGCGGTGGACTGGACCGTGCGCACACTACACGATAAAGCCGGAAAGAAGGCAGGTGGAAAGGGGGAGGGCGCCCGAGAGAAGGCGGAGGAAACCCAGCTAGAGAGGGAAGTAGGAAGCACCCCACGCACCTGTCCGCTTGGCCACGCCCACTGGAAGCGGGAGCGCGGCGCGCCCTCTCGGAACGTCCTGCTTCCTTGGCCTCAACTGAACGGCGGTGGCAACGTTGTGCCAGTGGTCGCGGCCAACAGACTCGGCTCCGAGGTCCCTGGCCGGGAGTTCCTCCCCCAGTATGGGGTACGCTGCTGGCTTGTTCTCGGCTCCAGGTCCCAGGCAGTCCTGCCCTCCATCCCTTTCTCAGTGCCCCCTGAGCTTTGGGTGCGAAGActgttccccacccccaccctgcgcGGCTTGATTTCTGATGGACGACTACGGATCTTTTCTTCTCAGGGATTTTGCACTGCTGACCTTCTGCCTGGGGTGCTCTTAACCCCATTTGGGGCTTAGCTGATTCCCACTCTCTTTCTGCAGGTCCCAGCTCGCTGACAGTGCACCCCAAGTCGCCCCAAATGGGGCTGTGAGCTATGTGGGGAAGGGAGTCACGGCAACGGCGCACCATCGGGAGGCTAGGACCTCGGGTTGGGGAGCTGCTGTCCCTACCCTGGCGGCCAGGTATCGCTGGGCCACAGCCCTCAGCCCCCACCCTCCACCTGGATAGGGAGCCTCTGGAGCTCAGCATCCTAGGCTCCCGCATGGCTGCCCCACCCCCTCTGCGGCCCTCCAGGATCGCCCCTATGACACGAGCTTTCCGCTCTACAGACCACCCTCGACAGCTCCCCACCCCTTCTTTGCCACCTTATGCCTACAGTTCACTAGGCTGACCTGGGCTCTTCCCGTCTACAGATGGTCTAAAGGGGTTTGGGAGACCTTTGGCCAGGGCTGGGACTGAGCTGCCAGGGGACAGTGGGGTTCTGACGGTAGCCCAAtgggcaggggctgggattgCAAAGGAGTTTTCTAAAGGGCCCCCTCCACTGTGCAAAGCCAGGACATACCATGACAGCACAGGCCACTGTGGGGAGTCCCTGCTCAGGGAGGGGCCCAAACATGGGTCTGGTGTCTGGATGGCTAGCTGCGCAGCTACAGCAAGCCCCTGCAAAAAAACCCACAGCTTGATCTGGGGTAGATGGGGACAAGGGTGGAGCAGCAGGAAGTGGGAAGGCAAGGAGTCCACATCACAGCTCCCCCAAAGCTCCTCAAAAAGGGAAGCAGCTCCAGCTGAATCACTCTCTGACCTGTGGCCAGAGTCCTCCCAACACCACCCACTCCCAGGCCTCAAATTCCCTCTGACCCTTTGGCCCAGCCCATTCCAGAACCGACCACAGAGGAGGGCCTTGGTGAGTCTGGAGGTCAGAGGTGGAGGCCTGGACTCATACCCTGCAAAGGGGGCCCCAGAGACCTCCTCAAGGGAGTGGGCAACAGTGCCTTCTGCAGCAGGCAGAGCAAGCACCCTGGGCTGGGAGTTCCCAGATGTCGTTTCTTTCCACTATCTACCAGCACACACATGTACCCAAGTActagtgaacacacacacacacacacacacacacacgtcttcCACGTGTTCAG
This region of Callospermophilus lateralis isolate mCalLat2 chromosome 3, mCalLat2.hap1, whole genome shotgun sequence genomic DNA includes:
- the Tedc1 gene encoding tubulin epsilon and delta complex protein 1, which encodes MGRRRRRVDRAAGVGTGTLPEAIAALSRLLPAGPSPEIFRRAKFDRPEAAPALWRLLFHVLAPLPERGASASLSPEAQARLVKAVLCSQGYPRPVLAQLPEDGSQGSRELLLALSWLLAREPLIERLLVQTRVQLGDQVPDFESGTLASSGPPVLHMGAEVPVDLRCVQWLMGKLRFRWRHLISSQQEQCTLLGKIHLYTHGCHSDQNLGHLSVTETEMLRDPEGSQQLLWALECENTRLKAALEWRRWELVFWRWMDTVLGICPPEGPVAASQPTILPRIPEQGLGELEQVAQELQALHEELLEAGAARRVAWEAQVGGLGRGPQWSSVRRASQEAVDQELAALRRSWEQDRGPTPPQGPHRLVRREESAARTQGLQAAGLARLLRSQEACLQATLHRLQGQCQQELARLAGPIPGLIWIPPPRR